One window of Parabacteroides sp. FAFU027 genomic DNA carries:
- a CDS encoding transposase, translated as MNNEKFAGKYRIPSARAAWWDYGNNGAYFVTICTAAHRHYFGKIVEDKMILNELGQIADQYWLEIPQHFPFVELAEHIVMPNHVHGIIHINKPVKELKNGDSSVETQDFASHEQCETNKTQDFVSHEQDCASDDFALLNDTQNHASNVSELSNETHNHALNVSGLLNETHNHASLRETPHSMNQFGPQSRNLGSIIRGFKSGVKSYATTNHLVFHWQERFHDHIIRDEEEYRRIAYYIVNNPANWRKDRFYGE; from the coding sequence ATGAACAACGAAAAATTTGCCGGGAAATACCGCATTCCTTCTGCACGTGCTGCATGGTGGGATTATGGCAATAACGGGGCTTATTTTGTGACGATATGTACAGCGGCTCATCGCCATTATTTCGGGAAAATAGTGGAGGATAAGATGATACTGAACGAATTGGGGCAGATAGCTGATCAATATTGGTTAGAGATTCCACAACATTTTCCCTTTGTGGAACTGGCCGAACACATCGTGATGCCCAATCATGTGCATGGAATTATTCATATCAATAAACCGGTAAAGGAGCTGAAAAATGGTGATTCATCCGTAGAGACGCAAGATTTTGCGTCTCATGAGCAGTGTGAAACAAATAAGACGCAAGATTTTGTGTCTCATGAACAGGATTGTGCGTCTGATGATTTCGCATTATTGAATGATACGCAAAATCATGCGTCAAATGTATCAGAATTGTCCAATGAGACGCATAATCATGCGCTAAATGTTTCAGGATTATTGAACGAGACGCATAATCATGCGTCTCTACGGGAAACACCGCATTCTATGAATCAATTCGGACCGCAGTCCCGAAACCTCGGATCTATCATTCGGGGATTTAAATCAGGGGTTAAATCGTATGCCACGACCAATCATCTGGTTTTTCATTGGCAGGAACGCTTCCATGACCACATCATTAGGGATGAAGAGGAGTACAGACGGATTGCTTACTACATCGTCAATAATCCGGCAAACTGGAGGAAGGATCGGTTTTATGGTGAATAA
- a CDS encoding energy transducer TonB, producing the protein MENTKLFIQKQIIKCLASFYNLLNSITVNRTLSPLVKLKIAIGITLLTAKAAEAQMIRTPNPPIIPETLNLSHLDEELTGNMCYGIVVTHKKTHYASFKGGDKALNKFIYDHLKYPERALDAEVSGDVAVNITIGKDGSVIKSQVIQRQGFDLDEEALRLVSLLPKFHPGKVNGKKGETNKTIIIHFELPKSTPIDENK; encoded by the coding sequence ATGGAAAACACGAAGCTATTTATTCAAAAGCAAATCATCAAGTGTTTGGCGAGTTTTTACAATTTACTAAATTCTATAACTGTAAACCGAACACTATCTCCTTTAGTCAAACTGAAAATTGCAATAGGAATTACTTTACTAACAGCAAAAGCAGCAGAGGCTCAGATGATTAGAACGCCTAATCCGCCCATTATTCCAGAAACACTAAATCTATCTCATTTAGATGAAGAGCTTACAGGAAATATGTGTTACGGAATTGTAGTTACACATAAAAAAACACATTACGCTTCTTTTAAAGGAGGAGATAAAGCGCTTAATAAATTCATTTATGATCATCTGAAATATCCGGAAAGAGCTTTAGATGCTGAAGTCAGTGGTGATGTTGCAGTCAATATTACAATCGGAAAGGACGGTTCGGTCATAAAATCGCAGGTTATTCAACGGCAGGGTTTTGACCTGGATGAAGAAGCACTGAGGTTGGTTTCGCTTTTGCCCAAATTTCATCCCGGAAAGGTAAATGGAAAAAAGGGAGAAACCAATAAAACGATCATAATTCATTTTGAACTACCTAAATCCACTCCGATTGATGAGAATAAATAG
- a CDS encoding leucine-rich repeat protein, producing the protein MTRKELLLLFIGLLLYISGQAQVAKTVNVITPGTLSTRLTSTELSTITDLTLTGDIDARDFKTMKDKMPKLANIDIRNVSVKHYYGNQGSMGYSDADSSAFIEYPANEIPKYAFNIYYSFPTTGKASLRTIILPASITSIGENAFAYSALSGTLNIPASVITIGSGAFSGCSKITGTLIIPSSVKTIKSSAFSGCSGFTGSLNIPSSVTEIGGGAFAYCSGFNGTLTLPDSITNIYFGTFCACSGFTGDLKIPARVKTIEEGAFVDCSGFNGTLTFPDSLAEIGKGSFQNCSGITGSLIIPSSVTSIGESAFSDCKGFNGNLVLSNSLKMIDIATFTGCCGFTGSLIIPSSVYGIERYAFSGCSGFNGTLTISSSVSFINDNAFSNCSGFTGSLKIPSSVLSINIGVFSGCKGFNGNLILPDKIGYIDNNAFAGCSGFTGDLIIPPFDFELYAKIGDHAFEGCSGFNGTLKFMGAVPFTIGHYAFSGCSGLTGRLMIPSIVKSIGKYSFNSCKGFTGSLVIHSALTTIDDYSFKDCSGFNGSLTIPGSVTIIGSGAFTNCSSLKEIYAYGNNPTDITLGSSVFLGVPNDACVLCVPKSKKTLYVNAPQWKDFFNISEGLPVTVITKDVTNILSVTPTGNGILSNLDTNDPTQCGVVWNTNPTPTIDLSSKTIQSITSVGAFANNLFDLAPNTRYYVRAYATNSTGTNYGDEVSFKTPNPVLLQPSIRSLSGFKTVKGIASATQSFKISGTNLASALVVTAPAGFEVQENGASSFVTVLRFNPIAGDVTERTVNIRISSSASSSGNISGNIVCSTAWAADQIVAVNGEITQKPLTITAPTIINNKMVDGNSTAVITKLGNLQGVDAADINNIGVTATAKYDNANVGVNKTITVVYSLTGSAATKYFAPENYIISNAKISDYVTLRPLSAPGSGCEGYDMDLSYTIKTGTPTQYKITFNNAALSAGMKNITYNTLTMTDSSAVLSFPIPEGTLDGTYIGTLKMKNELNVESPDYPFEFTINVSDDNIISKFDDVLLFNNSSERFTGYQWYKNNIEIPGATKQFYCDPLGLIGIYSLRLTTLDGKTVYSCPKIFYPSMNSKVNIYPNPVRVSESCIVHLDGIKEEELKTAKLSVFDLQGKCVYNSSAVQSINKLDFTVSGAYIGHLYTAGNDYVFKIMVVK; encoded by the coding sequence ATGACACGAAAAGAATTACTCTTACTATTTATTGGCTTGTTGCTGTATATTTCAGGACAAGCTCAGGTGGCAAAAACTGTTAATGTGATAACCCCCGGAACTTTATCGACACGACTTACCTCAACTGAGCTTAGTACCATTACAGACCTGACGCTTACTGGAGATATTGATGCGAGGGATTTTAAGACGATGAAAGACAAAATGCCCAAATTAGCCAATATTGATATTAGGAATGTTTCTGTCAAACATTATTATGGAAACCAGGGGTCAATGGGATATTCAGATGCTGATTCTAGTGCTTTTATTGAATATCCGGCAAATGAAATTCCCAAATATGCTTTTAATATATATTATTCATTTCCTACAACAGGTAAAGCAAGTTTAAGGACTATAATCTTGCCTGCTTCTATAACATCTATCGGTGAAAATGCTTTTGCTTATTCTGCTCTTTCTGGCACACTAAATATACCCGCATCTGTAATAACTATTGGGTCTGGAGCATTTAGTGGATGCTCTAAAATTACTGGAACGTTAATTATTCCCAGTTCAGTAAAGACAATTAAATCGAGTGCGTTTTCAGGATGCAGTGGATTTACAGGTTCACTCAATATTCCATCATCAGTAACAGAAATAGGGGGAGGTGCATTTGCTTATTGTAGTGGTTTTAATGGTACCCTGACTCTGCCAGATTCAATAACTAATATTTATTTTGGAACCTTTTGTGCTTGTTCTGGTTTTACCGGAGACTTAAAAATACCAGCTAGAGTAAAAACTATAGAAGAAGGAGCTTTTGTTGATTGTAGTGGTTTTAATGGGACTTTAACTTTCCCGGATTCATTAGCAGAAATCGGAAAAGGTTCGTTCCAAAATTGCAGTGGAATAACTGGATCATTAATTATACCTTCATCTGTAACTTCAATTGGAGAATCTGCTTTCTCTGATTGTAAAGGTTTTAATGGTAATTTGGTTCTGTCAAACTCTTTAAAAATGATTGATATAGCTACTTTTACCGGATGTTGTGGTTTTACGGGTTCATTAATAATACCTTCTTCTGTCTATGGAATTGAACGCTATGCTTTTTCAGGATGTAGTGGTTTTAATGGAACTTTAACTATTTCAAGTTCTGTCTCATTCATAAATGATAACGCTTTCTCTAATTGTAGTGGCTTTACCGGGTCATTAAAGATCCCATCTTCGGTGCTTAGTATAAATATTGGAGTGTTTTCCGGTTGTAAAGGATTTAATGGCAATTTAATTTTACCGGATAAGATTGGATATATAGATAATAATGCGTTTGCGGGATGTAGTGGCTTTACCGGAGATTTAATAATTCCCCCATTTGATTTTGAATTATATGCTAAAATCGGAGATCACGCATTTGAAGGGTGCAGTGGATTTAATGGAACGTTAAAATTTATGGGAGCTGTTCCGTTCACAATAGGACATTATGCATTTTCTGGTTGTAGCGGCTTAACTGGTAGATTGATGATACCATCCATTGTAAAATCAATAGGAAAGTATTCATTCAACAGTTGTAAAGGATTTACCGGGTCGTTAGTGATTCATTCAGCTCTTACGACCATTGATGATTACTCTTTTAAAGATTGTAGCGGATTTAATGGTTCTCTAACAATACCCGGCTCAGTTACAATTATTGGCTCCGGTGCATTTACTAATTGTAGTAGTCTAAAAGAAATATACGCCTATGGGAATAATCCTACTGATATCACATTAGGTTCATCTGTATTTCTGGGAGTACCTAATGATGCGTGTGTATTATGTGTACCTAAAAGTAAAAAAACACTATATGTCAATGCTCCACAATGGAAAGACTTTTTTAATATATCAGAGGGCCTTCCTGTAACCGTAATAACAAAAGATGTAACAAATATTTTATCTGTTACCCCTACAGGAAATGGTATTCTAAGTAATTTAGATACAAATGATCCGACTCAATGTGGTGTTGTCTGGAATACAAATCCTACTCCTACAATTGACTTGTCAAGTAAGACAATACAATCTATAACATCCGTTGGAGCATTTGCAAATAATTTATTTGATTTAGCACCTAATACCCGGTATTATGTAAGAGCTTATGCTACAAATAGTACCGGAACAAATTATGGTGATGAAGTTTCATTTAAGACTCCAAATCCGGTTTTGTTACAACCATCAATCCGTTCATTATCAGGGTTTAAAACGGTGAAAGGAATTGCGTCAGCTACACAATCCTTTAAAATCAGCGGAACAAATCTAGCTTCGGCTTTAGTTGTTACTGCACCGGCTGGTTTTGAAGTCCAGGAAAATGGAGCATCCAGTTTTGTAACAGTTCTTCGTTTTAATCCTATAGCAGGAGATGTGACAGAAAGAACTGTAAATATCAGAATCTCTTCATCGGCATCATCTTCAGGGAATATTTCAGGAAATATAGTTTGTTCAACAGCCTGGGCTGCAGATCAAATCGTTGCGGTTAACGGGGAAATTACCCAGAAACCATTGACTATAACGGCTCCGACCATCATAAATAACAAAATGGTTGACGGAAATTCAACGGCTGTAATTACAAAACTTGGAAACCTACAAGGTGTTGATGCTGCCGATATAAATAATATTGGAGTTACTGCGACCGCAAAATATGACAATGCAAATGTCGGTGTAAATAAAACCATTACTGTTGTTTATTCTCTGACCGGTAGTGCCGCTACCAAGTATTTTGCTCCTGAAAATTATATTATCAGTAATGCTAAAATATCCGATTATGTTACATTAAGACCGTTGTCAGCTCCTGGTTCTGGGTGTGAAGGTTATGATATGGACCTTTCTTATACAATTAAGACAGGAACTCCTACTCAATATAAAATCACGTTCAATAATGCTGCGCTAAGCGCCGGAATGAAAAACATCACTTATAACACACTTACCATGACAGACAGTAGTGCAGTTCTTTCATTTCCGATTCCGGAGGGTACACTTGACGGAACATACATCGGGACTCTGAAAATGAAAAATGAACTAAATGTAGAAAGTCCTGACTATCCGTTTGAATTTACCATCAATGTGTCAGATGATAATATCATTTCGAAGTTTGATGATGTTCTCCTTTTTAATAATTCCAGTGAGCGATTTACCGGCTATCAATGGTATAAAAATAATATTGAAATTCCGGGAGCTACCAAACAGTTTTATTGCGATCCGCTTGGATTAATCGGAATTTATTCACTCAGGCTGACAACTCTTGATGGTAAAACTGTTTACAGTTGTCCTAAGATTTTTTATCCATCCATGAATTCGAAAGTAAACATCTACCCTAATCCGGTAAGAGTTTCAGAATCATGCATCGTACATTTAGACGGGATAAAAGAGGAAGAATTAAAAACCGCAAAACTATCTGTGTTTGATCTTCAAGGTAAATGTGTTTACAATTCGTCTGCGGTTCAGTCGATCAACAAACTTGATTTTACGGTGTCCGGTGCCTATATCGGGCACTTATACACTGCAGGGAATGATTATGTATTCAAAATAATGGTTGTTAAATAA
- a CDS encoding SPFH domain-containing protein, translated as MEILMSFWWIIPLVLAVVLYKFVLRFLFGTVIVPEDKIGLVTKKFVLFGENKNLPDGRIIATKGEAGFQAKTLAPGMYFGMWVWQYDVTMEDFTVIPEGKIGLLLAKDGSEIPTGNILAQRVECDNYQDAEKFLINGGQRGRQTAYITAGSYRINTMLFQVSVTDMVRIQESMVGIVTTLDGQPIEAGQIAGKLVEGHNNFQDFDAFIRNGGNRGLQPQVILAGSYNLNPWAVQIEEIPMTEIPIGYVGVVISYIGQEGNDLTGSDFKHGNIVEKGFKGVWMEPLGPGKYPINKYIMKVELVPTTNLVLNWAAARSEAHNLDKNLSTITVRSKDGFPFNLDVAQIIHVPTNEAPKVIARFGNMVNLVSQVLEPTIGNYFRNSAQDSDVIAFLSTRKERQESAKTHIKTVLDEYNVNAVDTLIGDIVPPESLMKTLTDRKIAEEQKVTYETQKQAQETRQGMEKETAIADMQKDIVKAQQSVEIAERTANATVKKSEGDAASVKLAVSAESEATKMRAFAEAEATKARAQAESEAIKLKASAEAEQISLTGAAEAGKILAVGKSTAEAYELAVKALGGENFTRYKITEELSKGNIKLIPDILIGGANGTSGGSAVDGLLGLKLMEMINPETKAVKGDIPSGGNKMDN; from the coding sequence ATGGAAATTCTAATGAGTTTTTGGTGGATCATTCCACTGGTTCTGGCAGTCGTTCTGTACAAGTTTGTACTGCGGTTTTTATTTGGTACCGTCATTGTCCCGGAGGACAAGATCGGTTTGGTAACGAAGAAATTCGTTCTGTTTGGCGAGAACAAAAATTTGCCGGACGGTCGTATCATCGCGACAAAAGGAGAGGCCGGTTTTCAGGCGAAGACACTCGCTCCGGGAATGTACTTCGGCATGTGGGTATGGCAGTATGATGTAACGATGGAGGACTTCACCGTAATTCCTGAAGGTAAAATCGGTCTGTTGTTGGCTAAAGACGGTTCCGAAATCCCGACAGGAAACATTTTGGCACAGCGCGTGGAGTGCGATAACTACCAGGATGCAGAGAAATTCCTGATCAATGGTGGACAACGCGGTCGCCAGACTGCTTATATCACGGCAGGATCTTACCGGATCAACACCATGCTGTTTCAGGTGTCGGTAACCGATATGGTACGCATCCAGGAGAGTATGGTGGGAATTGTCACCACACTCGACGGACAGCCCATCGAAGCAGGACAGATTGCCGGTAAACTGGTGGAAGGCCACAACAACTTCCAGGACTTTGACGCTTTTATCCGAAACGGTGGTAACCGCGGTCTTCAGCCTCAGGTCATTCTGGCAGGTTCGTACAACCTGAATCCCTGGGCGGTACAGATTGAGGAAATCCCGATGACCGAAATTCCAATCGGTTACGTGGGCGTGGTGATTTCTTACATCGGTCAGGAGGGAAATGACCTTACTGGAAGTGATTTCAAACACGGTAACATTGTAGAAAAAGGCTTTAAGGGAGTTTGGATGGAACCTCTTGGTCCGGGTAAATATCCCATCAATAAATATATCATGAAAGTGGAGTTGGTGCCTACCACCAACCTGGTGCTCAACTGGGCGGCAGCTCGCAGTGAAGCCCACAACCTGGATAAGAACCTCTCTACCATTACGGTGCGTTCCAAAGATGGATTCCCTTTCAACCTTGATGTGGCGCAGATCATCCACGTCCCAACCAATGAAGCGCCAAAGGTAATTGCCCGCTTCGGTAACATGGTGAATCTGGTTTCGCAGGTACTGGAGCCTACCATTGGTAACTACTTCCGCAACTCGGCGCAGGATAGTGACGTGATTGCCTTCCTGAGCACCCGTAAAGAGCGTCAGGAATCAGCCAAAACGCATATCAAGACGGTATTGGACGAATATAACGTCAACGCTGTAGATACGTTGATCGGGGATATCGTACCGCCTGAGTCATTGATGAAAACACTGACCGACCGTAAGATTGCAGAGGAACAAAAAGTGACTTATGAGACACAGAAACAGGCTCAGGAGACCCGTCAGGGGATGGAGAAAGAGACTGCCATCGCGGATATGCAGAAGGATATCGTAAAAGCGCAACAGAGTGTGGAAATTGCAGAACGTACCGCTAATGCGACCGTGAAGAAATCGGAAGGGGATGCTGCCAGCGTGAAACTGGCGGTAAGCGCCGAATCGGAAGCTACCAAGATGCGCGCGTTTGCTGAGGCTGAAGCGACTAAGGCCCGTGCGCAAGCGGAATCGGAAGCCATCAAGCTCAAAGCGTCTGCCGAAGCGGAACAAATCTCGCTAACCGGTGCGGCTGAAGCAGGCAAGATCCTAGCTGTGGGTAAATCTACGGCTGAAGCTTATGAGTTGGCTGTAAAAGCGTTGGGCGGAGAAAACTTTACCCGTTACAAGATTACCGAAGAGCTATCGAAAGGCAACATCAAGCTGATCCCGGATATCCTGATCGGTGGTGCCAATGGTACCAGTGGCGGCAGCGCAGTCGATGGTCTGCTTGGTCTCAAGCTGATGGAGATGATCAATCCGGAAACAAAAGCTGTAAAGGGTGATATCCCTTCCGGCGGAAATAAGATGGATAACTAG
- a CDS encoding PorT family protein, whose amino-acid sequence MNKRISILLGLILSTLIHAQEKGNYLNINLGGGLHNLSYTLQDGTQKGNTGISAGIGFSHFFTRQWGFQTGLGIETFNATSTLNVLEATPAIDSDGDAYIFKSDIRGWKENQSSVYLEIPLTGQFKYTYSDKIGIISTFGAKVAFPINTTYKTTGGEIVTSGYYPQWDAELTDMPQHGFTTIHPTFNGDYSLKALYSAVVELGGIYKLSDKQHLYIGGYLNYGLNNVLSPETKKVYLVDGGYSGVLGTYQTKSIKPFSIGLKLGLYFKL is encoded by the coding sequence ATGAATAAAAGAATCAGCATACTTTTAGGATTGATTTTATCCACCTTAATTCATGCACAAGAAAAGGGGAATTATCTCAACATAAACTTGGGAGGGGGACTTCATAATCTTTCCTATACTCTTCAGGACGGAACACAAAAAGGAAATACCGGAATATCGGCAGGAATTGGCTTTTCTCATTTCTTTACTCGTCAATGGGGATTCCAGACCGGACTTGGGATAGAAACATTCAATGCAACATCAACACTTAACGTGTTAGAAGCCACTCCGGCTATAGATAGCGATGGAGATGCTTATATTTTTAAATCCGATATTAGAGGCTGGAAGGAAAATCAAAGTTCAGTTTATTTAGAGATTCCTTTGACCGGACAATTTAAATACACGTATAGTGACAAAATAGGAATCATATCGACTTTTGGCGCTAAGGTTGCTTTTCCGATAAATACTACCTATAAAACCACTGGTGGCGAGATTGTAACCAGTGGTTATTATCCTCAATGGGATGCGGAACTAACAGATATGCCTCAACATGGATTTACTACTATTCATCCGACCTTCAACGGCGATTATAGCCTGAAGGCTCTTTATTCAGCGGTTGTTGAATTGGGTGGAATCTATAAGTTGTCAGATAAGCAACACCTTTATATTGGTGGCTATCTTAATTACGGATTAAACAATGTGCTGTCTCCTGAAACGAAAAAGGTCTATCTGGTTGATGGAGGGTATAGTGGTGTTTTGGGCACATATCAGACAAAAAGCATAAAACCATTTTCGATTGGATTGAAATTAGGGCTGTATTTTAAATTGTAA
- a CDS encoding rhomboid family intramembrane serine protease: MNTYLHKLKLVYLPFLKIAIAFILTYTFLNWLLVVELQIIPLKEIIANLFLPMGLVWIPVIIWLRPRIKLLNLNRGSRDPDTLYILVAALAIAATTIVAQEYMVRATGKLTTLEYPTLINKSATTRYYSIKQYYIDRNRIKAQWKYEVSGKHNEDLNIHIYVVVPISNKAADTLLNYQRAYLGIEFDDRISNRLSNEEKDRLSKQFAEMSIVKFNAMPLSGYTYFERIGNSDEHKEYNKAVHRGTYAGDKEELILTGSNEPFESRCGDRFAWIFGSFGIGAGLFLLMVSLVKLEQTDKRRLDIQTKRQRKEMFEYLMWLKPQEGFFITPLLIIANFLIYLLMVINGCGFITFQGTDLLTWGANYGPYTADGEAWRLLSYMFLHGGIMHLLMNMYSLLFVGSLLEPFLGKWKYLSVYMVTGIISGIASVWWHDATVSVGASGAIFGLYGLFLSLMLLKVLPREFSKAFLSSILIFVGFNLFAGLAGGIDNAAHIGGLLSGALVGLFIYVFSEERESEDEEQALEE, encoded by the coding sequence ATGAACACTTATCTGCACAAATTAAAACTGGTCTATCTGCCATTTCTGAAAATTGCAATTGCTTTTATTCTTACCTATACTTTTCTGAATTGGTTACTGGTCGTTGAACTTCAAATCATTCCACTTAAAGAAATTATTGCAAACCTTTTCCTGCCTATGGGGCTTGTCTGGATTCCGGTAATCATCTGGTTACGACCACGAATTAAACTCCTCAATCTAAACCGGGGGAGTCGTGACCCGGATACTTTATATATATTGGTAGCGGCTCTTGCTATAGCAGCTACAACCATTGTTGCACAGGAATATATGGTCAGAGCTACCGGTAAACTTACTACCCTAGAATATCCTACCCTGATTAATAAGAGTGCAACTACCCGGTATTATTCAATTAAGCAGTATTATATTGACAGGAATCGGATTAAAGCTCAATGGAAGTATGAGGTTAGTGGCAAGCACAACGAAGATCTCAATATTCATATTTACGTGGTTGTGCCAATCAGTAATAAAGCCGCTGATACCTTATTGAATTATCAAAGAGCATATCTGGGAATTGAATTTGATGACCGTATCAGTAATCGTCTCAGTAACGAAGAAAAGGATCGGCTCTCGAAACAGTTTGCTGAGATGAGCATAGTCAAATTTAATGCTATGCCTTTATCTGGATATACCTATTTTGAACGTATTGGAAACTCGGATGAACACAAGGAGTATAACAAAGCAGTACACCGAGGTACCTACGCCGGCGATAAAGAAGAGCTTATTCTAACCGGCAGTAATGAACCATTTGAATCCCGTTGCGGAGATCGTTTTGCCTGGATTTTCGGTTCATTTGGAATAGGGGCGGGGTTGTTTCTGCTCATGGTTTCTTTGGTTAAGCTGGAGCAAACAGACAAAAGAAGACTTGATATCCAAACAAAAAGGCAACGAAAAGAGATGTTTGAATATCTGATGTGGTTAAAACCTCAAGAAGGCTTTTTCATTACTCCATTACTGATAATTGCGAATTTCTTAATATATCTGTTGATGGTTATAAACGGATGCGGCTTTATTACATTCCAGGGTACAGACTTGCTTACCTGGGGGGCTAATTATGGACCTTATACTGCAGATGGAGAAGCCTGGAGACTTCTGTCCTATATGTTTCTGCATGGAGGTATCATGCATTTGCTGATGAACATGTACAGTCTTTTATTTGTCGGTTCCCTTTTGGAGCCTTTCCTTGGGAAATGGAAATACCTTTCTGTATATATGGTTACAGGGATTATCTCTGGAATTGCCAGCGTTTGGTGGCATGATGCGACTGTAAGTGTCGGAGCATCTGGCGCTATCTTTGGCCTATATGGTCTATTCCTTTCTCTGATGCTTCTTAAAGTGTTACCGAGAGAATTCAGTAAAGCTTTCCTCTCAAGTATTCTGATCTTTGTAGGATTCAACTTATTTGCAGGGCTAGCAGGCGGAATTGATAATGCCGCACATATCGGAGGGCTTTTAAGTGGTGCGCTTGTCGGGCTATTTATTTATGTTTTCTCTGAAGAACGTGAATCGGAAGATGAGGAACAGGCATTAGAGGAATAA